A part of Melittangium boletus DSM 14713 genomic DNA contains:
- a CDS encoding efflux RND transporter periplasmic adaptor subunit, whose translation MSTRGGRWLVLAVLGLAQGCTKEDEHGAREAHAEARPDDEGGHDERLVRLAPEAVRSAALKTEEARRKPLSVGLTAPARVSFSQRGVAQVAARVPGRLASIEVNLGQRVKKGQVLGYLESPELGRARADYLSAATKARVAEDNHRREKELFAKGITSEREMREAESTFVTAQAERNAADGRLHALGLSDAEIAALRGNEHYSSRLSAISPLDGTVVDITGMVGQAVEATTTLFTVGDLSELWVLLDVAEVQVAAVKNGQAVDITLSALPGRRFQGHVAYIGDIVNEKTRTVHVRVVVSNQDGALKPGMFAQAEIATGTGTEETNTPRLVVPREAVQQVNGEQVVFVPEQPGVYRAVDVRTGASSAKEVEIVSGIEPGTLVITQGAFILKSELSRESLGAGHSH comes from the coding sequence ATGAGCACGCGCGGAGGGCGGTGGCTGGTTCTCGCGGTGCTGGGGCTCGCCCAGGGCTGCACGAAGGAAGACGAACACGGCGCGCGGGAGGCACACGCCGAGGCGCGCCCTGACGACGAGGGCGGACACGACGAGCGGCTCGTGCGGCTCGCGCCGGAGGCGGTGCGCTCGGCGGCGCTGAAGACGGAGGAGGCCCGGCGCAAACCGCTGTCGGTGGGGCTCACGGCTCCCGCGCGGGTGTCCTTCTCCCAGCGAGGCGTGGCCCAGGTGGCCGCCCGGGTGCCGGGACGGCTCGCCAGCATCGAGGTGAACCTGGGGCAACGGGTGAAGAAGGGCCAGGTGCTCGGCTACCTGGAGAGCCCCGAGCTGGGCCGGGCCCGAGCCGACTACCTCTCCGCGGCGACCAAGGCCCGGGTGGCCGAGGACAACCACCGCCGGGAGAAGGAGCTGTTCGCCAAGGGCATCACCAGCGAGCGGGAGATGCGCGAGGCGGAGAGCACCTTCGTGACGGCGCAGGCCGAGCGCAACGCGGCGGATGGACGGCTGCACGCGCTGGGACTGTCCGACGCGGAGATCGCCGCCCTACGGGGCAACGAGCACTACAGCTCGCGCTTGTCGGCCATCAGCCCGCTGGACGGCACGGTGGTGGACATCACCGGCATGGTGGGCCAGGCGGTGGAGGCCACCACGACGCTCTTCACCGTGGGCGACCTGTCCGAGTTGTGGGTACTGCTGGACGTGGCCGAGGTCCAGGTGGCGGCGGTGAAGAATGGCCAGGCCGTGGACATCACCCTCTCGGCGCTTCCCGGACGGCGCTTCCAGGGCCACGTGGCGTACATCGGGGACATCGTCAACGAGAAGACGCGCACGGTGCACGTGCGCGTGGTGGTGTCCAACCAGGATGGAGCGCTCAAACCGGGGATGTTCGCCCAGGCGGAGATCGCCACGGGCACCGGCACGGAGGAGACGAACACCCCACGGCTCGTCGTGCCCCGGGAGGCCGTCCAGCAGGTGAACGGCGAACAGGTCGTCTTCGTCCCCGAGCAACCCGGCGTGTACAGGGCCGTCGACGTGCGCACGGGCGCCAGTTCCGCGAAGGAGGTGGAGATCGTCTCCGGCATCGAGCCCGGCACCCTCGTCATCACCCAGGGGGCGTTCATCCTCAAGTCCGAGCTCTCGCGCGAGAGCCTGGGCGCGGGTCATTCCCACTAG
- a CDS encoding ribonuclease HII: protein MASVEDLLRCSVAELTERFITGCHSVPTGLLEALEADSRQGARTLARRLRTQQGKNRAEGQRLRHLLRYETELWEQGHTHIAGVDEAGRGPLAGPVVAAAAILPRGWKLEGLDDSKKIGDEARREELAEAIKRGAVAWAVGVAEAEEIDRLNIRRASLLAMHRALQALGIQPDYVLLDAFTIPECTLPQRGIIKGDALSLSIAAASVLAKTTRDRTMRELDVRYPGYGLADHKGYPTASHVQAIRERGVLPIHRRSFAPVREALGATEPPSQGELFAERGPL, encoded by the coding sequence ATGGCCAGTGTGGAAGATCTCCTGCGGTGTTCCGTGGCGGAGTTGACCGAGCGTTTCATCACGGGTTGTCACTCGGTCCCCACGGGGCTTCTGGAGGCCCTGGAAGCCGACAGTCGCCAAGGCGCCCGGACGCTCGCCCGACGCCTGCGCACCCAGCAGGGGAAGAACCGCGCCGAGGGGCAGCGCCTGCGCCACCTGCTGCGCTACGAGACGGAGCTGTGGGAGCAGGGCCATACCCACATCGCTGGCGTGGACGAGGCCGGCCGGGGTCCGCTCGCCGGTCCCGTGGTGGCCGCGGCGGCCATTCTGCCCCGGGGCTGGAAGCTGGAGGGGCTGGACGACTCCAAGAAGATTGGCGACGAGGCGCGCCGGGAAGAACTGGCCGAGGCCATCAAGCGTGGCGCGGTGGCGTGGGCGGTGGGCGTCGCGGAGGCGGAGGAAATCGATCGTCTCAACATCCGCCGCGCGAGCCTGCTGGCGATGCACCGCGCGCTCCAGGCGCTGGGAATCCAGCCGGATTATGTACTGCTGGACGCCTTCACCATCCCCGAGTGCACCTTGCCCCAGCGCGGCATCATCAAGGGCGACGCCCTGTCGTTGAGCATCGCCGCGGCGTCGGTGCTGGCGAAGACGACGAGGGATCGGACGATGCGGGAGTTGGATGTCCGCTACCCCGGGTACGGACTGGCGGACCACAAGGGCTATCCCACGGCCTCGCACGTCCAGGCCATTCGCGAGCGGGGCGTGCTGCCCATCCACCGCCGCAGCTTCGCGCCGGTGCGCGAGGCGCTTGGAGCGACCGAGCCACCTTCACAGGGAGAACTCTTCGCGGAACGAGGACCCTTGTGA
- a CDS encoding TolC family protein, with protein sequence MLASFCLMTWLLLQSAPAPLSLTQEEAVTLALERSPRLLSARAEALSAQARLDGASLLAQTNPELQGAVGPRLRDGVSSLDVTVGVSQRLELFGQRGARREAAAAQLTASEARLETLRVSLAAEVRGAFARLLASEQEWSLADEGQLLAEQALQAAEERQTAGAASRIEVNTARVELGRAAHARVLAERRRTLARGELRLLLGLEPSEAMEAKGELRPGMTDPPPLDALVERALARRADVKAARSELDAARAEVELASREAWPGTRLGASYSQEEGARIVQGTLGIELPVFNRNQAARGVGAARLTQTRGLLEATERLVRTEVGLALERYRTARAAVAVYSEDVLEALQQNLALVNEAYRAGKVDFFQLLLIRRDALDARRGYIEALEELLIAEAQLTRTLGEGQP encoded by the coding sequence GTGCTCGCGTCCTTCTGCCTCATGACCTGGTTGTTGCTTCAATCCGCCCCCGCGCCCCTCTCATTGACCCAGGAGGAGGCGGTCACCCTCGCGCTGGAACGCAGTCCCCGCCTCCTGTCCGCCCGCGCCGAGGCCCTGTCCGCCCAGGCCCGGCTGGACGGCGCGTCGCTGCTCGCCCAGACCAACCCCGAGTTGCAAGGAGCGGTGGGCCCTCGGCTGCGCGACGGCGTGAGCAGCCTGGATGTCACGGTGGGCGTGAGCCAGCGGCTCGAACTCTTCGGCCAGCGAGGAGCCCGCCGCGAGGCCGCCGCGGCGCAGCTCACCGCGAGCGAGGCCCGGCTCGAGACGCTTCGGGTGTCGCTCGCCGCCGAGGTGCGGGGCGCCTTCGCGAGGCTCCTGGCCTCCGAGCAGGAGTGGTCGCTGGCGGACGAGGGACAACTCCTGGCGGAGCAGGCGCTCCAGGCCGCCGAGGAACGGCAGACGGCCGGGGCCGCTTCGCGCATCGAGGTGAACACGGCGCGGGTGGAGCTGGGCCGGGCCGCCCATGCCCGGGTGCTCGCGGAGCGGCGGCGGACACTCGCGCGAGGAGAATTGCGCCTGCTCCTGGGCCTGGAGCCCTCCGAGGCGATGGAGGCCAAGGGGGAGCTGCGGCCCGGGATGACCGACCCCCCGCCGCTCGACGCCCTGGTGGAGCGGGCACTCGCGCGACGCGCGGACGTGAAGGCCGCGCGCTCCGAGCTGGACGCGGCCCGCGCCGAGGTGGAACTCGCCTCGCGGGAGGCCTGGCCCGGCACGCGGCTGGGCGCCAGCTACAGCCAGGAAGAGGGCGCGCGCATCGTCCAGGGCACGCTGGGCATCGAGCTGCCCGTCTTCAACCGCAACCAGGCGGCCCGGGGCGTGGGCGCCGCGAGGCTGACGCAGACGCGCGGTCTGCTCGAGGCCACGGAGCGGCTGGTCCGCACGGAGGTGGGGCTCGCCCTGGAGCGCTACCGGACCGCGCGTGCCGCCGTGGCCGTCTACAGCGAAGACGTGCTGGAGGCGCTTCAACAGAACCTCGCGCTCGTCAACGAGGCATACCGGGCCGGAAAGGTGGACTTCTTCCAGTTGCTGCTCATCCGCCGGGACGCGCTCGACGCCCGGCGCGGCTACATCGAGGCCCTCGAGGAGCTTCTGATCGCGGAAGCCCAGCTCACGCGGACGCTCGGGGAGGGCCAGCCATGA
- a CDS encoding RsmB/NOP family class I SAM-dependent RNA methyltransferase: protein MKKNPRPPDRASQPRSEAPRGESSRQEFPNSKAPHRKPAHRETNRREPARRSTSEAPRGERPVREDLVLQACLEAYGFIRHEGRLADRALDFTLRHKKNLYSNERRAVAERVYALLRRQRTVDFLLEHAHRGFTKLDRTHQDVLRLAASRVLHGESVADVERSSQLAVMGTEGLSGLAHAARTLEGLAPDKRFPIAASLPDFLAARFREAFGADAEKAAEAMNERAPLTARVNGLKGDREALRALLAKEGVSTTPTPLSPLGLVLDTRINAFSLESFRDGAFELQDEGSQLLGMLVDAPPTKVVDACAGAGGKTLQLAVQMKNRGDLYALDVEEGRMEDLRKRTRRAGVHNVRTQLIPADGPEVDTALAALQGKADRVLVDAPCSGTGTLRRKPDARYRLTPEMLAEHVVRQKKLLERFSHLVKPGGRLIYGTCSVLREENEAVVEDFLSRHPEYTVRPVADELGAELGAKVSAGPFLRLAPHLHGTDGFFGAILVRAK, encoded by the coding sequence ATGAAGAAGAACCCCCGCCCTCCCGACCGGGCATCCCAGCCTCGCAGTGAAGCCCCTCGCGGTGAGTCCTCTCGCCAGGAATTTCCCAACAGCAAGGCGCCTCACCGGAAGCCCGCGCACCGGGAGACGAATCGCCGGGAGCCCGCTCGCCGGTCCACCTCCGAGGCACCGCGTGGAGAGCGCCCCGTGCGCGAGGACCTGGTCCTCCAGGCGTGCCTCGAGGCCTATGGCTTCATCCGCCACGAGGGACGCCTCGCGGACCGGGCCCTCGACTTCACCCTGCGGCACAAGAAGAACCTCTACTCCAACGAGCGCCGGGCGGTGGCCGAGCGGGTGTATGCCCTGCTCCGTCGCCAGCGCACCGTGGACTTCCTCCTGGAGCATGCCCACCGGGGCTTCACCAAGCTGGATCGGACGCACCAGGACGTGCTGCGGCTGGCCGCCTCGCGCGTGCTGCACGGTGAGAGCGTGGCCGACGTGGAGCGCTCCTCGCAGCTCGCGGTGATGGGCACCGAGGGCCTGTCCGGGCTCGCGCACGCCGCGAGGACGCTGGAGGGCCTGGCCCCGGACAAGCGCTTCCCCATCGCCGCGTCGCTGCCGGACTTCCTCGCGGCGCGCTTCCGGGAGGCGTTCGGCGCGGATGCCGAGAAGGCCGCCGAGGCGATGAACGAGCGTGCCCCCCTCACCGCCCGCGTCAACGGCCTGAAGGGAGACCGGGAGGCCCTGCGGGCCCTGCTGGCGAAGGAAGGCGTGAGCACCACGCCCACGCCCCTGTCGCCGCTTGGACTCGTCCTCGACACGCGCATCAACGCCTTCTCGCTCGAGTCCTTCCGCGACGGCGCCTTCGAGCTGCAGGACGAGGGCAGCCAGCTGCTCGGCATGCTCGTGGACGCGCCGCCCACCAAGGTGGTGGACGCGTGCGCGGGCGCGGGTGGCAAGACGCTGCAGCTCGCCGTGCAGATGAAGAACCGGGGAGACCTGTACGCGCTCGACGTCGAGGAGGGGCGCATGGAGGATCTGCGCAAGCGCACGCGCCGGGCCGGCGTGCACAACGTGCGCACCCAGCTCATCCCCGCGGACGGCCCCGAGGTGGACACGGCCCTGGCGGCCCTCCAGGGCAAGGCGGACCGGGTGCTGGTGGACGCGCCCTGCAGTGGCACGGGCACCCTCCGGCGCAAGCCGGACGCGCGCTATCGCCTCACGCCGGAGATGCTCGCCGAGCACGTGGTGCGGCAGAAGAAGCTGCTCGAGCGCTTCTCCCACCTGGTGAAGCCCGGAGGCCGGCTCATCTACGGCACGTGCAGCGTGCTGCGCGAGGAGAACGAGGCGGTGGTGGAGGACTTCCTCTCGCGGCATCCGGAGTACACGGTGCGTCCGGTGGCGGACGAACTGGGCGCGGAACTGGGCGCCAAGGTGAGCGCGGGGCCCTTCCTGCGGCTCGCCCCGCACCTGCACGGCACGGATGGATTCTTCGGGGCCATCCTCGTGCGCGCGAAGTAA
- a CDS encoding DUF2946 family protein yields MLRLLLVLLLLNGLVPALGEALELAVHYAVAGHVAHGPGETDLEGGKEHGCGPTEHHCRCCVSQSLMPPVVPPGLVPLEPRESPRTPFVHDAVADTTRARLLRPPIRA; encoded by the coding sequence GTGCTGCGCCTGCTCCTGGTCCTCCTGCTGCTAAACGGACTGGTGCCTGCCCTCGGGGAGGCACTGGAGCTGGCCGTGCACTACGCCGTGGCGGGCCATGTGGCCCACGGCCCCGGAGAGACGGATCTCGAGGGCGGCAAGGAGCACGGGTGCGGACCCACGGAGCACCACTGCCGGTGCTGCGTGAGCCAGTCCCTCATGCCCCCCGTCGTCCCGCCAGGCCTCGTCCCGCTGGAACCCCGGGAGTCCCCTCGCACGCCCTTCGTCCACGACGCCGTGGCCGACACCACGCGCGCCCGGCTCTTGCGGCCTCCCATCCGCGCCTGA
- a CDS encoding M61 family metallopeptidase, which translates to MPEVVHYRVSMLRPHTHLFEVRATFPPGPDTLEAVLPVWTPGSYMVREFSRHLQDVRATNPDGEALAVRRTDKRTWRVDARGRAVTLSYRVYAHELSVRTSHLDGGHGYFNGANLFLYTEATRGLAHHVTVEAPAGWKAFTALDSRDGAFVADSYDALVDSPFEVGPHTPLTFVAAGVPHEVVVWGDAVQDPARLCADLQRICETQARLFGGLPMKRYLFLLYLTDKGRGGLEHQASTALLFPRVGLHNPRGWEDFLTLVAHEYFHLWNIKRVKPRAFVPMDYAQENYTSLLWAFEGVTSYYDNRMVLRAGLMSASRYLIRLGETLSALQATPGRKTQTLAESSFLCWVKHYRPDEHSPNSAISYYLKGEVVAVLLDLELRRATDDARGLDDLMRLLWERHGDGSGVPEEGVEAAASELAGKDLSAFFDRAVRSTEELDFSVFAHVGLEVRSRPRESASDRGGTPPPRARGEGRPRGWLGITPKGGATFASVLEGSPAQEAGVYVDDELVALDGWRVDTAALLSRCEDKAPGDTVRLTVFRRDKLVEVPVVLGQKPADAVWLARVDKPTDAQKAALQAWLGTAWDELG; encoded by the coding sequence ATGCCGGAAGTGGTCCACTATCGGGTCTCGATGCTCCGCCCGCACACGCACCTCTTCGAGGTGCGGGCCACCTTTCCTCCCGGCCCGGACACGCTCGAGGCCGTGCTGCCGGTGTGGACGCCCGGCAGCTACATGGTGCGGGAGTTCTCCCGCCACCTCCAGGACGTGAGGGCCACCAATCCCGACGGGGAAGCGCTCGCGGTGCGGCGCACGGACAAGCGCACCTGGCGGGTGGACGCCCGGGGCCGCGCGGTGACCCTGAGCTACCGCGTCTATGCCCACGAGTTGTCCGTGCGCACGAGCCACCTGGATGGCGGCCACGGCTACTTCAACGGCGCCAACCTCTTCCTTTATACCGAGGCCACGCGAGGCCTCGCGCACCACGTCACCGTGGAGGCGCCCGCGGGGTGGAAGGCCTTCACGGCGCTCGACTCCCGCGACGGAGCCTTCGTGGCGGACAGCTACGACGCGCTGGTGGACAGCCCCTTCGAGGTGGGCCCCCACACCCCGCTCACCTTCGTGGCGGCGGGCGTTCCTCATGAGGTGGTGGTGTGGGGGGACGCGGTGCAGGACCCGGCCCGGTTGTGCGCGGACCTGCAGCGCATCTGCGAGACCCAGGCGAGGCTCTTCGGCGGCCTGCCCATGAAGCGCTACCTCTTCCTCCTCTACCTCACGGACAAGGGGCGTGGAGGGCTGGAGCACCAGGCGTCCACGGCGCTGCTCTTCCCCCGCGTGGGGCTCCACAACCCGCGCGGCTGGGAGGACTTCCTCACCCTGGTGGCCCACGAGTACTTCCACCTGTGGAACATCAAGCGGGTGAAGCCCCGGGCCTTCGTCCCCATGGACTACGCCCAGGAGAACTACACCTCGCTGCTCTGGGCCTTCGAGGGAGTCACCTCCTACTACGACAACCGCATGGTGCTGCGCGCGGGGCTGATGAGCGCGAGCCGCTACCTCATCCGCCTGGGGGAGACGCTGTCCGCCCTCCAGGCCACGCCGGGCCGCAAGACGCAGACGCTGGCCGAGTCCTCGTTCCTGTGCTGGGTGAAGCACTACCGCCCGGACGAGCACAGTCCCAACAGCGCCATCTCCTACTACCTCAAGGGCGAGGTGGTGGCGGTGCTCCTGGACCTGGAGTTGCGGCGCGCCACGGACGACGCACGGGGCCTGGACGATTTGATGCGCCTCTTGTGGGAGCGCCACGGAGATGGCTCCGGCGTCCCCGAGGAAGGCGTGGAGGCGGCGGCCTCGGAGCTCGCGGGCAAGGACTTGAGCGCCTTCTTCGACCGGGCGGTGCGGAGCACGGAGGAGCTGGACTTCTCGGTCTTCGCCCACGTGGGCCTGGAGGTGCGCTCGCGTCCCCGCGAGTCCGCGAGCGACCGCGGCGGCACGCCTCCGCCACGCGCCCGGGGAGAGGGCCGGCCCAGGGGATGGCTCGGCATCACCCCCAAGGGGGGCGCCACCTTCGCCTCGGTGCTGGAGGGCTCGCCCGCGCAGGAAGCGGGGGTGTACGTGGACGATGAACTCGTGGCGCTCGACGGCTGGCGGGTGGACACCGCCGCCCTGCTGTCGCGCTGCGAGGACAAGGCGCCCGGCGACACGGTCCGGCTCACGGTGTTCCGCCGGGACAAGCTGGTGGAAGTCCCGGTGGTGCTCGGCCAGAAGCCCGCGGATGCCGTATGGCTCGCCCGCGTGGACAAGCCCACCGACGCGCAGAAGGCGGCGCTCCAGGCGTGGCTCGGCACGGCCTGGGACGAGTTGGGATAG
- a CDS encoding carboxypeptidase-like regulatory domain-containing protein, with product MFRVPASWLVPLSLVLLSSCDGGLHVDRPTDVCTAVLVTLRVQVVNAQGMPVPDATVSATHLETGNTITSVTGDEGITHAVNEELGAGQVRLTARAGSKSSDTAEVAWSCDECHCSPDPESVQLRLNP from the coding sequence ATGTTCCGCGTCCCCGCGTCGTGGTTGGTGCCGTTGAGCCTCGTGTTGCTCTCCTCGTGTGATGGAGGCCTGCACGTCGATCGCCCGACGGATGTCTGCACCGCCGTCCTCGTCACACTCCGGGTGCAGGTGGTGAATGCCCAGGGTATGCCAGTACCGGACGCCACCGTGTCGGCCACCCACCTGGAGACGGGCAACACCATCACCAGCGTCACGGGCGACGAGGGCATCACCCACGCCGTCAACGAGGAGCTGGGCGCGGGCCAGGTCCGGCTGACGGCCCGCGCGGGCTCCAAGTCGAGCGACACGGCCGAGGTCGCCTGGTCGTGCGACGAGTGCCACTGCTCCCCGGATCCCGAGTCGGTTCAGCTCCGATTGAACCCATAA
- a CDS encoding purple acid phosphatase family protein — MHRLHSLALGAVTALALVAGSAQAASLSREPYLQRVGTDSATVAFRLSASCAPTVYYGTHGSTDQRVTAPNPATKHAVELSGLEPGTAYTYVVDACGARTNPVTFSTASKPGVRRVHFTTVGDFGSNSDDQKQVARAMLGRAPELFLALGDNAYESGTEAEFQRNLFEPMAPLLAQVPFFAVPGNHEYETNQGQPYFDNLYLPTSSTGGESYYSFDWGFVHFVAIDSSCALGLAPSSRCTPAAQRQWVEEDLAASTAPWKIAFMHYPPWSSGEHGSQPNIRKQFAPLFEEYGVDLVLTGHDHDYERSQPMKGDAVAASGTRAPVYLVVGSGGAGLRDMSTSSKPSWSVLRNNGDHGYLDVKAEDGTLTAQMLTPSGKVMDSFTLTKELPPEPEPPPATADETTPTPGQPDPAPTPAPSPSPSGGTNPLPTGAETAEDLGPTAAGCSAGPAMALLPGAILVFAGALRRRRR; from the coding sequence ATGCACCGACTGCATTCCCTGGCGCTCGGCGCCGTGACCGCGCTTGCTCTCGTGGCGGGCAGTGCCCAGGCCGCGAGCCTGTCGCGTGAGCCCTACCTCCAGCGGGTGGGGACGGACAGCGCCACCGTGGCCTTCCGGCTCAGCGCCTCGTGCGCGCCCACCGTCTACTACGGCACCCATGGGAGCACCGACCAGCGCGTCACCGCGCCCAACCCGGCGACCAAACATGCGGTCGAACTCTCGGGCCTGGAGCCCGGCACCGCGTACACCTATGTGGTGGATGCGTGCGGCGCGCGCACCAACCCGGTGACGTTCTCCACCGCGTCCAAGCCCGGCGTGCGCCGTGTGCACTTCACCACCGTGGGCGACTTCGGCTCCAACAGCGATGACCAGAAGCAGGTGGCGCGCGCCATGCTCGGCCGCGCGCCGGAGCTCTTCCTGGCGCTCGGGGACAACGCCTACGAGTCGGGCACCGAGGCCGAGTTCCAGCGCAACCTCTTCGAGCCCATGGCGCCCCTGCTCGCGCAGGTGCCCTTCTTCGCCGTGCCCGGCAACCACGAGTACGAGACGAACCAGGGCCAGCCCTACTTCGACAACCTCTACCTGCCCACCAGTTCCACCGGCGGCGAGTCCTACTACTCGTTCGACTGGGGCTTCGTGCACTTCGTGGCGATCGACTCCAGTTGCGCGCTGGGCCTGGCGCCCTCGAGCCGCTGCACGCCGGCCGCGCAGCGGCAGTGGGTGGAGGAGGACCTGGCCGCGAGCACCGCGCCCTGGAAGATCGCCTTCATGCACTACCCACCCTGGAGCAGCGGCGAGCACGGCTCACAGCCGAACATCCGCAAGCAGTTCGCCCCCCTCTTCGAGGAGTATGGGGTGGACCTGGTGCTCACCGGGCATGACCATGACTACGAGCGCAGCCAGCCCATGAAGGGGGACGCGGTGGCGGCCTCGGGCACCCGGGCCCCGGTCTACCTGGTGGTGGGCAGCGGCGGCGCGGGCCTGCGTGACATGAGCACGAGCAGCAAGCCCTCCTGGTCCGTGCTTCGCAACAACGGGGATCACGGCTACCTCGACGTCAAGGCCGAGGACGGCACCCTCACCGCCCAGATGCTCACCCCCTCGGGCAAGGTGATGGACAGCTTCACGCTGACCAAGGAACTCCCCCCGGAGCCCGAGCCCCCGCCGGCGACCGCGGACGAGACGACCCCCACCCCGGGTCAGCCGGACCCGGCTCCGACTCCAGCCCCGTCTCCCAGTCCCTCGGGCGGAACCAACCCCCTGCCCACGGGCGCGGAGACCGCCGAGGATCTCGGTCCCACGGCCGCGGGCTGCTCGGCTGGACCCGCGATGGCGCTGCTGCCCGGGGCCATCCTCGTGTTCGCCGGGGCCCTGCGCCGCCGCCGCCGCTAG